Genomic segment of Bombina bombina isolate aBomBom1 unplaced genomic scaffold, aBomBom1.pri scaffold_535, whole genome shotgun sequence:
TCCTATCCACCTAACACTGGCTTCGGTGTATCTAAATCCCAAATGTGTCCCTTTTGCCAATGTCGCAGCCCTAACTTGCGCCCAGTATACGTATGAATGCCCTACCACCCATATCCTTAGTGCTCTTCCTGTAACAAATCACAAAGAAAATTGGAGAATTAAATTCATTCCGGTTGGCGCCATGACTTCGCATCCCTAATCGCAATCAAACGCCCCCTTTTGGCCTGATGTAGGACTTGTATGCTGCTGATTTCCACCTTCCCATTTTTTTAATCTGCTCGATCGAACATCCTCTAGATGCCGCACTGGTTGCTGCCCCTATTCTGAATGAGTGCGGCGCATAGTATGCATCTGACCAACCCAGTCTTTCTACCGTTCTTTCCAATACCTTCCTAAACTGAAAACCCGTGACGCCGGATCCGTCCCTATGCCTAACAAATTGCGGGCCCTCTGCCCTTGCTGTTAGCTCATAATCCCTTACTGCTGCCACCGGGCAAGTCGCGCCACCTGTCCTCCCCATTGACACCCATACCCCTTTTCCTTCCGTATCTGTTTTTGATTTCCGAATTAAAACTAGCACTGCTCGCACGCCCCATTTCACATCTTCTCGCCTTACACCACCGCCCACGTCTTTCCTATTCCTCGCCAGCAATTCCCCTATGCGCAATGCCCCATGGAAAGCCAAAGAGAAAGCTACCCTGAATACCAATGCCTCATCGTCATTGAAACATACTTTGCTGAGCACTGCTAACATTTCCGCCAACCTATCCTCTGTTATCGGCTCCCTTCTATCGCCTTGCTTCTTCTCTCCTACGCTCCACCCCTTGAATACTTTCCTTACCACAAATCTCTTTGTTATATCCTTTCTCCCATATAACTGCGAAAAATACGACACCCCCGCCAGTACTGTGCCCAACTGCCCTTTCTTCACCCCCCCTTGCTTCAATACCCATAGCCATTCTAGAAAAACTGTTTCTTCCTCGCGACCTATAATCTTGTTAAATTCGCACCACCGCTCCCAATACTTCTTGTATACGGCCCACGTTTTTGGCGCCACGGACTTCTCTACCATCTCCCTGATTCCGTCTATttgttgccaatctgccaaagaagaacAGGGCAGGGTTCACCTTCCTTCCTTGCCCTTGGAGCCACCTtcctaaatatttcccatttaaacCTTGACAGTGCGTCTGCTACAATATTCCTGTACCCTGGTATATGCTgtgctttaaaacaaatattgtgctTAAGGCACTTTAATACAAAATATCTCAAATACTTAATAACCGGGTTAGATGATGACGACAAATTATTCATTACATCCACTACTGCCTTATTATCGGACCAACAGATGATTCTTTTGTTCTCTAATACATGGCCCCACAGCTCTATCGCTACTATAATGGGAAACAATTCAAGCAAAGTCATGTTCTTTATCCACCCTTTTTCCTTCCAATCTGCGGGCCATTCGCCCGCGCTCCATCTACCTTGCAAATACGCTCCAAACCCCGCACTGCCTGCTGCATCTGTGAACAACTCCAATTCTTCCACTGACCTTGCCTCTTCCCATATCCTGATACCATTAAATTCATCTAAAAATGCCTCCCACACTCTGAGGTCTTCCTTCATTTCCTTATTGACGCGCACCATATGCTCGGGCAGCTTTGCCCCTTTTGTCCCCATTTCCaaccttcttttaaataatctACCCACCGGTATTACCCGGCACGCAAAATTCAAAACCCCCAGCAATCTCTGCATTTCTCTAAGAGTCACCTTATTCCTTTTCAACATCGTTTTTATCATATGTCTCGCCTTCTCAATCTTATCCGCAGGGAGCTCGCATTGCCCCTTTGCGGAATCTATCATGATACCCAGGAAAACCAGCCTCGTACCCGGCCCCTCCGACTTTTCCGCTGCTACTGGCACTCCCAACTGTTTGAACATTGCCTCTAGCTCTTCCTTCCAGATTCTACATTCCCCTGTCTCTTTCCTGCCTACCACCAAAAAATCATCTAAGTAGTGAGACATACTCTCACATCCTGTTTTTTCTGTAAACAACCAATGCAAAAatgaactaaacttttcaaaaactgaacaagaaaccgaacaccccatgggcaaacacttatCTATGTAATAATCAccatcaaacttacaacccattaaaTTAAAACTAGCTGTGTTCAAAGGCAATAACCTAAAAGCAGATTCCACATCTATCTTTGCCATCAACGCCCCTTTTCCAAGCCGTTTCACTATTCTTACCgcactatcaaatgattgatattgCACTGAAGAATCCAACTTGTCAATTGCGTCGTTGACTGAATTCCCCCTGGGGTAGGACAGGTGCTGTATCATCCTGTATTTACCcttctctttcttgggaactactccCAGGGGGGACACAATCAAGTCAGCACACGGCTTCTCTTTGAATGGCCCTGCCATTCTCCCCAATTTAACCTCCTTCCTCAATTTTTCCGCTAGTACTCCTGGAAATTCTGCTGCAGATTTTAAATTTCTCGCCTGCATAGCCCCTTTAACTTCTGTTTTAACTGGGACCACAAAACCTACACGCAAACCGTTTGTTAACAAAATCCTTTCCTCTTTCAGCGGGTACATTGCCAATTCCTCAATGATCCTATCTACCCTCAGCGGTGTTTTGGCCATTACCCGCCATTCCTCCTCCGCTACCGTTGCCCCCGTGCCCTCGAAAGGAAAACTTGCTATTGTTATTGGCATTACCCTTCCTACAATCCACTCCTGGGTGCGCTCCGCCACAATGCCTACATGCGTGCTTATATTTACATGAATTCCCCCTGTCGCACCTCTTGTCATTAAACGCCCAGCATTCCTTTGCCTCTGTTCTGAATGTTTTCCCTTGCCCTATGGGCCTACCTTGTGCTTCAGGGACCTTCATCACCCTCGTCCATGTATCTAGTATTTTTACCCCAAAATCCTTCCTACCTTTACCTCCCAATTGTATATTTCCTTTCCTAAATTCCCTATCATAATCCTTCCATGCGAAACCCCCGTATGTGGTGTAGCATTCCGctattaaatgtatgtatctcagcaCCCCTTTCATCTTATCTGGATTGGCCGTTAGAAAACATTCTGCATATATGACCATCCCTTTCACCCATTCTGGAAATGTCTGCTTTGCCCTTCTCCCCCTTCCCTCATTAGATTTGACCGCCAAAGCTTCCCTAGTCATTTCAAACACATCCACATACCGTCCTCTCTGCGCTTTCCTAACAACCTTCGCTTTTAAATGTGTGGGAAGGGGTAAGAGCTTGGTCGCTGCTACTTCATCGTCTAAATTCACCACATTATCACTGCTGTCCCCGTCCTCATACCCTTCCTTCACCACCTTATTTTTCTCTTGCTTAGCATATAACTTTCTTAcaattttcaagatttttctatgcCCCCTCCCATTACGCTTATCATCCTCAAAGTCATCATCCGTGGAACTATCTGACGAAGATTCACTACTGTCACTATAATACATTTGCTTACCGTGTTTCTTATGGCTCACACGATGCCCGTCTTGTCCTTCCTTGTCTGCTGCCGCCATTCCCTGCGGCCCTGTCGTGCTCCCTTCGACCTCTTTGTCACCTGCTCCATTGTTCACTTTACCCACTTTGTCTCTCTTCTGCaacatattcatatttacattagtaCCATCCCCCCCTTTTCTTTGAACCTGTTTCACAGACATGTGCTCTGCCCTCTTACTGCTGCGCCCCCCATTCCCTGTATCCCTAATGCTCCTTTCATCCTCCCCTTCTTCCTCTACCCTCACATATGTATACCCCTCCGTATCCCTAATCATCCTGGGGCGCTCCACACTATTCTCTTCTAACCTGACCCTTTTTGCTGCCCTCCTGCTATTCGCCCCTCTTCTGTACACTTCACAGTACTTTTTCCTTTCTTTACCCCTTGCTCTAGCTCTGTCCTGGCCTTCCCACTCCTCCCCTGACTcgcatgtgtgtgtgcctggacCACCGGGTCCCCAGCAATCTGCCTCCGCATTCCTTAATTCCTCCCTCCTTCTTGGTTCCCTGCTCGTCTTCCCACCCGCACCGCTTGATACCTTGTGCTTATTTCCCCTTCCCGGCGACTGACGCCCTCTCTCCACTACCCCTGCTGCAACGGAATCATCCCTTTCGCACCGTGCGGCCCCCGCCCCCCCCCTTCATGATGACGTCATCACGTAGCGCACGCCGTATCGGCGTGCGCATGCGCATATCGCGCTCACTGACTggggaagaagagggggagggggaggaagggggtaTACTGCTGCGCCTATGGCGGCCACTCGCGCCCGCAACTGCGCCTCTACCAGACCGCTCACTGCTAAGCCAGACCCTGCCCCTGGACTGTCTGCCGCCTGCTCTACTACTATGGCCCTCATCTTCTAGGCCCCAATTACGCCGCCGCGCGCCCTGCTTGCTGCCCCCTAGAGGCGCCATTGCTTGCCGCCGCCTGCACCCCATACTGCCCCCCTGGCCTAAGGGAATCTCCGGACTGCTGGACCGGTCCGTTTCACTAAATAACGCCACTtcccccatactcacatcagaattGGCCCCCTCCTCTGCCTCAGCCCTGTCTTTCATACTCACGTTACCCTCTTGCATCCGCTCTCTCTCAGGGGGGGTTACCGCTGCCTTCTGCTCCAAGACCGTCTCCTGCTtcttctgtttctctccctgccttTTTTCCAGGAGCTTCAATCTCTTCTGAGCCCGGATTGCTCTCGTCTTCCAGAGGGTCTCATCATCTGTAAGGAACCGTTTGGGAATTCTCCTGCTTCTGGCCGTCATCTTCAGCAACTTCTTCTGCATCAGCTACAAGCAGCtcctgaaacaaaaaaggttagtactaAAGCCACTTCCTGTTGTTCCCCCTATATGTACCTTTTCCAACCCCCCTTTCCTATCTCTTGCTTTTCAGTCCCTCCTCTCCTTCTTATCTTATACTTCCCTATTTTCTAACctaactccttcccccccccctctcccttcccccttGCCCTTCCAGCCAGGAGCCCAGCCCTTATGTCGCTCCGTTCATATTCAATCCCTGCGCTATTTTATCTGTAACGGCACTTGCAAATTCAGATGCCTGCTTTCAAATTTGCCAGTCTATTCCTCTTTTTTCGTTTATTTAGCTGCTGCTTTTTACAATCTTCCTTCCTAAAACTTCCAAGTGTCTCATAGTATATTAAATCAACGCTTTCAGCTCGTTttgagcctttctcaagatgtaTACCATGAGTCAAATGATCCTTTCCAAGTCTACTAATTGATCCTAATTATCATACTTAATTCCTTAAAGAGGTATTTTATAAAGGGACCTTTAAAAGGCTATTCCTTTCTTAGCCACAGTATATATTCTGCAAATCTGTCTATTTACACAAATAGTACTCATATAAAACCATTATTAATTCTTAAAATTGCTAGAATAAGTTACTAATAGTCATAAAATCTTATTCTTAAAATcagttattttaattatttattagatTAGCTCAAAAATAACTCCTAATGACTAAACAAATCTAAAATTGGTTTGTTTAAAAGTTATAATttataaaatgaaataattttattttttatgtataaggGGATTGAAATCTAATTTGGCGTTCAATCCTAATGGCTACAAGgttttaaaattagaaaaaaattaacaaattgtgATAATTAATCACGGGGGGCACTATTCAATAGTGACAGCAATAATATTGACAAGATATTATTCTGTGATAATAAAATCAAATGGATCAAGGACTCTCAATTAGCTATGTTCATAAATAGATAGAATCAAAGTCATTCAATCAAATGTTCTTATAAATATAGCCATGAAAAAATCAATTTCATTTTTCAAAAATGGGATGCAGTGTTGTAATTTAGGGCTTCAAAGCGTGTGAGGTATGGCGTATGGCAGAGGCTGCACTCTCCTTCTTCCTTTACAGGTGATTGTTATTTGcgtagagcacaccaatgtgcttgtggacacaGGCTGGTTATCACAGCTAACCAGCTGGCTGTCCCTAGGCTCTGGAACCAGAAAATTCAGCAATCCATTTGTTTGGTAGTGCTAAGCTCACAGTAGAAAAATTGAACAATGGTATCATATAAAAAGTGTTTATTGGAAACACAGTTCCCGAAGATACCATAAAAACAGTTCTACTAAAATgagcaataaaaaacaatatattttgcaACACGTTTTTCGGCTCTAAGGCCATTTCATCAGTTCTGCCTTACTACATAGTAGGTCCTGTTCatgattccctcctctccaattctttttaactaattttaaaccccaaaattttaatcCTTCTGTTCTCTAATTATGTctttctttaaaatgcttaggcctagatttggagttcggcggtagccgtcaaaaccagcgttagaggctcctaacgctggttttgggcgcccgctggtatttggagtcagtgattaaagggtctaacgctcacttttcagccgcgacttttccataccgcagatccccttacgt
This window contains:
- the LOC128643773 gene encoding uncharacterized protein LOC128643773 isoform X2 translates to MQKKLLKMTARSRRIPKRFLTDDETLWKTRAIRAQKRLKLLEKRQGEKQKKQETVLEQKAAVTPPERERMQEGNKRDKVGKVNNGAGDKEVEGSTTGPQGMAAADKEGQDGHRVSHKKHDSREQ
- the LOC128643773 gene encoding uncharacterized protein LOC128643773 isoform X1, which gives rise to MQKKLLKMTARSRRIPKRFLTDDETLWKTRAIRAQKRLKLLEKRQGEKQKKQETVLEQKAAVTPPERERMQEGNKRDKVGKVNNGAGDKEVEGSTTGPQGMAAADKEGQDGHRVSHKKHGKQMYYSDSSESSSDSSTDDDFEDDKRNGRGHRKILKIVRKLYAKQEKNKVVKEGYEDGDSSDNVVNLDDEVAATKLLPLPTHLKAKVVRKAQRGRYVDVFEMTREALAVKSNEGRGRRAKQTFPEWVKGMVIYAECFLTANPDKMKGVLRYIHLIAECYTTYGGFAWKDYDREFRKGNIQLGGKGRKDFGVKILDTWTRVMKVPEAQGRPIGQGKTFRTEAKECWAFNDKRCDRGNSCKYKHACRHCGGAHPGVDCRKGNANNNSKFSFRGHGGNGSGGGMAGNGQNTAEGR